The genomic region gttgatgattgTGCAGGATTAATTCAAAATAGTTGGTTACAAGTCGTTTGGGATATCCTGTGTATCTTTATCAAACATATCTTTAGCAGTTattagctgtttcctgtctgttttagcaACTGTATACAAACATCAGCTATATCACTATTGCCCAGAAAGTTGGGCTAAAACATCTTTTGCCTCTTAAATTATGTtagttttgcaatgtttttatcttctaggaataaaatatttgaaaaaacatattaaatattgttattCCAGGTTTGTGTGCAACAATAGGCAGAGTAAATGGGACAAAGTAAAAATCGGTCAACTTTTCCTCAGGCACAAGAAAACAAGGGAAGAGGTTCCCAAAAAATAATTATACTAATTTAAATGCACCAAtttattgtttgattttctgtaaagactttatggtcttgaaaaaaaacagaaaccaatgtttaaaataatgaaatcagcttcctttattgtaattcagggtgaatatgtgattgaaagaccagatgggactgtccCCAAAACATATGTGTTCAGGgagtctgtttctctcttttcctgcctgtgtatttccttcttctttttaaagctttttggCTGAACCTGGGCACAGCCATCGAGGTGGAGCAATGAGGCTCACCATCCTTCCCAtcaggcagcttcctctgaacgGTGAAATTATCatcatttatctgtgtgtccgTCACTGGTGTCACCCTTGACTGAAATTTAGGCCGCTTGGAGTCGTGACAAGTTGGGTCGTCATCGTTAGAGTCCCGAtttcttttctgccctgtttttaaCTGGCTCTCTTGGTTCAGCTGGGGGGTTTCACACTGCGACTGCAACGTCTGTCCATTTTCCTGGCTGGCAGTACCCTCTAGCTCTTCAGAGGTGGTCCCCACCCTTCAAGACAACAAATACTTGACTTAAATAATTATCTGCAATCCTGCAATTTTTTCAAATGtataaatcaaaggttttaggactgaaatgaatgatctttgtgtagacttactcagtgtttgtcagaaaaccaTGATGCAGCAGTTGAGCTGGGGTAATGCGCGTGGCAGGATCTAGGTCAAGCATTTTCTTTAGCATGTCAACAAAAAGACCAAGTCCTAGATTTTCACTGTCTTTAGTAGGGATGTCCTGGaacaataaaaattgatttaaagtagttaattaccctgtaaatatattctttatgCTATTAAGAAAGCGTTGTTACATTGATGTGAATAACAaatgaaaactggaaaaacatacgcttaaaatgtcatccaaaGAATCCAGAAAATGATATCCTGTTGTTCCGCGGCATGTCtaaacagataacagaaaaGGAGTTAaggacaacaaaataaacattcctacCTATCAATTTGGGAAAAAATTAGAGTCCGTAAGAAATATCTTAGACAAACTACCACAGATACCTTTAGTTTCCATGATCGATTCCCTGCGCACATATATTTCTTAAAGAATTGCTTTGTATTTATTCCTGCATCCAGCATTCGATTCGGAGGTTGACCTAGTAGCTCCACAATGCTTCTCATCTgtgggtaaagaaaacaccacgtcacaatattcaccaaaaaaagTTTATGTTGCAGaaaagttcaaagaaaagaatgaagaaaaCTCCAAATACTACAAATATACTTACCATGTCATACTCATTGTCCCCATCAAACAGCGAAATCCCCAGGTGTAACTTGGCAGCCAAACAGCCCAGAGACCACATGTCGACAGCCTCTGTCAATGGAAGACCCAAAAGGACCTCTGGAGACCTATAAAAGGGTGTTAATTTGCTTTTTACAATTGGTTATTTATAGATTtccatgattttaaacatttgtaaaaaataattaCATGGAACAGAGGGCCTGTATAACTGAGCCCTGTGGTATAGTGGAGGCAACAGTGGCAATTCCAAAGTCGATAAGTTTGACTCTGAAAGGCTGCTTTTCATGGTCCACTAACATAATATTGTCCAGCTTTATATCGCGGTGAGTCACTCCCACGCTCTTCAGCGATTGAAGTGCAATTGCAagcttaaagaaaataaaacactttcagaatactttttcaacattagaTCAAAGGGCtattaatgaaaaaggaagtgcagtgagACGTACCTGTTGGACAATAGATCTGATTGCGTTTAGAGGCAGAGGACGAAAATCGTTCTCCGCCATGTAGTCAAATAGACTTTTGTCCAGGTACTCGAAGACGAAGCAGAAATACCCTCTGTCAAAAAAGGCTGCGTGAATCTGGacaatgttgcatttttctgcATCCAGTCTTTGAAGCCTTAGCAGGGCTTGTATCTAAGGAGACAAATGTCAAGGTTCACCTTAATTAAACCACATACAGGGGCAAATAGGAACAAAAGTTGTTGTTACATACTTCCTGCTCTACACAATCATAGtaatcttcttctttcttcatgaCTTTGACTGCCACAGTCTTGTTGTCTCTCAACCTTATACATTTGACAACTTTGCCAAATGCACCCTCTCCCAGAATGGACTGCACCAGataattggtttgtctggaaTAGAGGATGCTTCCAATTTCCACTATGTTCTGCTCGTATGCAAAGGGATATGGACACCAATGTTGGTAGCTATgttagaagagaggagaaaaaagattaagagaAGTCTccctttaaaaatcaaaatggagtACAGAAACTCTAGGGAAACACTGATCTCATGACAAGTTGGAGTCATTATAAACTATCAAGCAGCTTCAGTATCACCTTAAGCTTCCCCTCACTGCACAGTGCCCCATTTACCAAAGGACTAAGCCACCCTAACAACTGTATCCAAAGATATACGATGCCTGCTATTTCTCCCCTTACACCATTAAAAGACCATAATTTCTAGTTTTGTCGCAGAAACTT from Takifugu rubripes chromosome 12, fTakRub1.2, whole genome shotgun sequence harbors:
- the LOC115251865 gene encoding homeodomain-interacting protein kinase 2-like, producing MAHCYQHWCPYPFAYEQNIVEIGSILYSRQTNYLVQSILGEGAFGKVVKCIRLRDNKTVAVKVMKKEEDYYDCVEQEIQALLRLQRLDAEKCNIVQIHAAFFDRGYFCFVFEYLDKSLFDYMAENDFRPLPLNAIRSIVQQLAIALQSLKSVGVTHRDIKLDNIMLVDHEKQPFRVKLIDFGIATVASTIPQGSVIQALCSMSPEVLLGLPLTEAVDMWSLGCLAAKLHLGISLFDGDNEYDMMRSIVELLGQPPNRMLDAGINTKQFFKKYMCAGNRSWKLKTCRGTTGYHFLDSLDDILSDIPTKDSENLGLGLFVDMLKKMLDLDPATRITPAQLLHHGFLTNTEVGTTSEELEGTASQENGQTLQSQCETPQLNQESQLKTGQKRNRDSNDDDPTCHDSKRPKFQSRVTPVTDTQINDDNFTVQRKLPDGKDGEPHCSTSMAVPRFSQKALKRRRKYTGRKREKQTP